In one window of Gopherus evgoodei ecotype Sinaloan lineage chromosome 9, rGopEvg1_v1.p, whole genome shotgun sequence DNA:
- the PIGZ gene encoding GPI mannosyltransferase 4, with amino-acid sequence MFLIVQVCDFAQMSFSSGKWSELRMSAKTFWGILALLRIFWCLLPQTGYLHPDEFFQSPEVMAGDILDLQVYYPWEFLSNSPCRTVVFPLITSGITYWMIKSLQQLGMWSNGINSYTLLVSPRLLLTTFSFILDYSVYRLAPFWGADRWNALVLLAGSYVTLVFYTRTFTNTLEGLLFALLMVLISPKAVGYGTDISQAKPTSSSLIGIITVAGFFNRPTFLAFALMPLLYWAVLNATSQHSIKTIANHLLKLVSSTAFTAIIFTAADTLYFTSIGSEISLYSIKKNGLLSTIAQINQNVIVTPFNFLRYNLNPHNLAQHGIHPRFTHFAVNGIMLFGILHILAISVGLKMLKVNIHLLSWIRLHNHRPPTMLMLAKGNPTLLLFYFVPLAFLSLFNHQEPRFLIPLILPLVLLITPQNRTLKWKPIIIIFNVLGALLFGCLHQGGLIPCLSHLEQLIHSTESLNHPAHYILLFAHTYMPPRFLLSINKRDPLVEIIDMAGTEENTLCQTLGQLANNIACGTRETDKERTCHFFVITPGTVRTTIQKCGVLFKNETLIFPHLTMEDPPQISFLFSEKWRSQLGLYILQIDRNEQSI; translated from the exons GATGTCATTCAGTTCTGGCAAGTGGAGTGAACTTAGGATGTCAGCCAAGACCTTTTGGGGGATTCTTGCTCTGCTCCGAATTTTCTGGTGTCTTCTTCCTCAGACAGGTTACCTTCATCCTGATGAATTCTTCCAATCACCTGAGGTCATGGCAG GAGATATTTTAGACCTACAAGTCTATTATCCCTGGGAATTCCTTTCCAATTCTCCTTGTAGAACAGTTGTGTTCCCATTAATTACATCTGGCATTACCTACTGGATGATCAAGTCTTTGCAACAGCTAGGCATGTGGTCAAATGGCATCAATAGCTACACCCTTCTTGTGTCACCTCGCCTTCTCCTCACCACCTTTTCTTTCATACTTGACTATAGCGTGTATCGGCTAGCTCCTTTCTGGGGTGCAGATCGGTGGAACGCCCTGGTTCTGCTTGCTGGGTCCTATGTCACACTAGTATTTTACACAAGAACATTTACTAACACACTTGAAGGACTTCTGTTTGCCCTGCTGATGGTACTAATATCTCCAAAAGCAGTTGGTTATGGAACAGACATCAGCCAGGCGAAACCTACCAGTAGCAGTCTCATAGGGATTATAACAGTTGCTGGGTTTTTCAACAGGCCAACTTTTCTGGCATTTGCTTTAATGCCACTGCTTTACTGGGCAGTTTTAAATGCCACTTCTCAGCACAGCATTAAAACTATTGCAAACCACCTCTTGAAGCTTGTTTCAAGCACAGCTTTCACTGCCATCATCTTCACAGCAGCTGATACGTTATATTTTACCTCCATTGGATCAGAGATTAGCCTATACAGCATTAAAAAGAATGGCCTGTTAAGCACCATAGCTCAAATAAATCAGAATGTAATAGTGACCCCTTTTAATTTTCTTCGCTATAATCTTAATCCCCATAATCTTGCACAgcatgggattcacccaagattTACTCATTTTGCAGTCAATGGGATAATGCTCTTTGGGATCCTGCACATTCTGGCCATCAGTGTTGGTTTAAAAATGCTGAAAGTAAACATCCATCTATTATCATGGATCAGACTACATAATCATAGGCCACCTACAATGTTAATGCTTGCCAAGGGCAATCcaacattattattattctattttgtTCCTTTGGCATTCCTTTCCCTATTCAACCACCAAGAACCTCGATTCCTCATTCCTCTTATTTTACCACTAGTCCTATTGATCACACCGCAGAATAGAACCCTGAAGTGGAAACCCATCATTATTATTTTCAATGTTCTTGGTGCCCTTTTGTTTGGGTGCTTACACCAGGGAGGGCTGATCCCATGCCTGTCTCATTTAGAACAGCTCATACATTCTACAGAGTCCCTGAACCATCCAGCACACTATATTCTACTCTTTGCTCACACCTATATGCCTCCCAGGTTTCTGCTCAGTATCAACAAGAGAGACCCATTAGTAGAAATAATTGATATGGCTGGAACTGAAGAAAACACCCTCTGCCAAACACTGGGACAATTAGCAAACAACATTGCCTGTGGGACTAGAGAGACTGATAAAGAAAGAACTTGTCATTTTTTTGTTATAACCCCTGGTACAGTCAGAACAACAATACAAAAATGTGGGGTTTTGTTCAAGAATGAGACGTTAATATTTCCACACTTGACAATGGAAGATCCACCACAAATATCCTTTCTATTCAGTGAAAAATGGAGAAGTCAGTTAGGACTATACATCCTTCAGATAGACAGAAATGAACAGAGCATTTAG